From one Parachlamydia acanthamoebae genomic stretch:
- a CDS encoding arylsulfatase codes for MKKEIGIHRLAFTLAIGILSLIYTSGLAADKQTENKKPNILVIMGDDVGWFNIGAYHRGIMSGKTPNLDKLASEGMLFTDYYAEASCTAGRANFITGQLPIRTGLTTVGQAGADVGMPAQACTIATALKALGYATGQFGKNHLGDLNKFLPTVHGFDEYFGYLYHLDAMSDPYWFDYPQDWIDKTGPRNLVHSWATDVDDPTEQPRWGRIGKQKIVDEGPLAPFPDMKNMQNWQVGRKAKYDMETFDDVLVKSSNAFMDKAKADGKPFFIWHNTTRMHVFTYLPPKYQALMNATSNYNVEEAGMAQLDDSVGQLLKHLEEIGEANNTIVIFTTDNGAEVFTWPDGGMTPFRATKGTVFEGGFRVPCIVRWPGYIKPGMIENGIFSGLDWFPTLVAAAGNPDITDQLLKGAAIGERTYKNHLDGYNQLSLLLGKTPSARHEIFYFGGPHLGAIRIDNFKYQFFQQPWGWPGEKVTTDMPTIVNLRQDPFERTPATRGESTNNMGGGYLNDFYAREFWRFVSVQKEVEKLALTAIDYPPMQSPASFNLSAIKTKIDEMMKQHEGQ; via the coding sequence ATGAAAAAAGAAATAGGTATCCACAGATTAGCATTTACATTAGCTATAGGTATTTTATCACTTATTTATACTTCTGGCTTGGCAGCGGATAAACAAACTGAAAACAAAAAACCTAATATCCTAGTGATAATGGGCGATGATGTAGGTTGGTTTAACATTGGTGCTTACCATCGGGGCATCATGTCAGGCAAGACCCCGAATCTCGATAAGCTTGCCAGCGAGGGTATGCTATTCACTGACTATTATGCTGAGGCTAGCTGTACAGCAGGTCGCGCGAATTTTATCACAGGACAGCTCCCAATACGTACAGGTTTGACTACAGTGGGCCAGGCTGGAGCAGACGTTGGTATGCCGGCTCAGGCATGTACAATCGCCACCGCACTCAAAGCGTTGGGTTATGCCACTGGTCAATTCGGGAAGAATCACCTCGGCGACTTGAATAAGTTTCTGCCGACGGTTCATGGTTTTGATGAATACTTTGGTTATCTATATCACCTTGATGCAATGTCGGATCCCTATTGGTTTGATTATCCTCAGGATTGGATAGACAAAACTGGTCCACGCAATTTGGTGCATAGTTGGGCAACAGATGTTGATGATCCGACTGAGCAACCTCGCTGGGGCAGAATTGGTAAACAGAAAATCGTAGACGAGGGGCCATTAGCACCGTTTCCCGATATGAAGAATATGCAAAATTGGCAGGTAGGCCGCAAGGCTAAATACGACATGGAAACTTTTGATGATGTGCTTGTTAAAAGTTCCAACGCATTCATGGACAAGGCCAAAGCAGATGGCAAACCTTTCTTCATTTGGCATAACACTACGCGTATGCATGTTTTTACCTATCTTCCACCTAAATATCAAGCACTGATGAATGCTACGAGCAATTACAATGTGGAAGAAGCCGGTATGGCTCAATTGGATGATAGTGTCGGACAATTACTGAAGCACCTGGAAGAGATTGGTGAGGCGAACAATACCATTGTGATCTTCACGACGGACAATGGGGCAGAAGTTTTTACATGGCCAGACGGAGGAATGACGCCTTTTCGAGCTACAAAAGGTACAGTTTTTGAAGGCGGTTTTCGAGTCCCATGCATCGTCCGTTGGCCAGGCTATATCAAGCCAGGCATGATTGAAAATGGAATTTTTTCTGGTCTCGATTGGTTCCCAACACTCGTTGCAGCTGCCGGAAATCCTGATATTACAGATCAGTTACTGAAAGGTGCGGCTATCGGTGAACGAACCTATAAAAATCACCTAGATGGATACAATCAATTGAGCCTGCTGTTAGGTAAAACACCCTCCGCACGTCATGAAATCTTCTACTTTGGTGGACCTCATCTTGGAGCTATTCGTATAGATAACTTCAAGTATCAGTTCTTTCAACAGCCTTGGGGGTGGCCTGGAGAAAAGGTCACAACAGATATGCCTACGATTGTAAATCTACGTCAAGATCCGTTCGAACGAACGCCTGCTACTCGTGGCGAAAGCACGAATAACATGGGAGGAGGATATTTAAACGACTTCTATGCACGCGAGTTTTGGCGTTTTGTGTCGGTTCAAAAGGAGGTCGAAAAGCTTGCGTTGACGGCCATTGATTACCCTCCAATGCAATCACCAGCTTCATTTAACTTATCAGCAATAAAAACTAAGATTGACGAAATGATGAAGCAACATGAAGGACAATAA
- a CDS encoding formylglycine-generating enzyme family protein produces the protein MIKYLLIFLFIITDQSYGSCCCPDSINRFGAETKISSPAGMVWIPGGEFMMGSDYEDSKPDEKPQHRVKVDGFWMDATPVTNKQFKEFIDATGYVTTAERAPTLNEIMNQVPPGTPPPSPELLVAASLVFKPSDVPIPLNNSHAWWEWKPGANWKHPLGPESTIEEKKDHPVVQVSWDDAQAYAKWAGKRLPTEAEWEFAAYGGRKDIMYVWGNDEFSEEVPQANIWQGIFPYKSTKSKGYNGTTPVTTFKPNPYGLYDMSGNVWQWCSDLYRMTYYQEEAKKELSINPAGPKTSFDPREPYATKHVHRGGSFLCHDSYCKGYRITARMKTSPDTSLNHLGFRCVMTNDMWKENNGNLNKNKKDLSHVQQLSEVTSHDDVIEATDAKPKI, from the coding sequence ATGATAAAATATCTGCTAATTTTTCTTTTCATCATTACTGATCAAAGCTATGGCTCTTGTTGCTGTCCTGATTCGATAAATCGCTTTGGTGCAGAAACAAAAATCTCATCTCCGGCAGGTATGGTTTGGATTCCCGGAGGAGAATTTATGATGGGCTCAGACTATGAAGATTCTAAGCCAGATGAAAAACCGCAGCATCGTGTTAAAGTTGATGGTTTTTGGATGGATGCCACTCCGGTAACGAATAAGCAATTCAAAGAATTTATCGATGCGACAGGATATGTCACAACAGCGGAACGAGCCCCAACTCTTAATGAGATTATGAACCAAGTTCCTCCTGGTACTCCTCCACCATCCCCAGAATTACTTGTGGCAGCCTCACTTGTCTTTAAACCTTCTGATGTCCCTATCCCTTTAAATAACAGCCATGCGTGGTGGGAATGGAAGCCTGGAGCCAATTGGAAGCACCCGCTAGGCCCTGAAAGTACAATAGAAGAGAAAAAAGATCATCCAGTCGTGCAAGTAAGCTGGGATGATGCTCAAGCTTATGCCAAATGGGCTGGAAAGAGGCTTCCAACAGAGGCTGAATGGGAATTTGCAGCTTATGGGGGAAGAAAAGATATTATGTATGTATGGGGAAACGATGAATTTTCAGAAGAAGTGCCTCAAGCTAATATTTGGCAAGGTATTTTCCCTTATAAAAGTACCAAATCTAAAGGATATAACGGTACTACTCCTGTAACAACATTTAAACCTAATCCCTATGGTTTATATGATATGTCAGGGAATGTGTGGCAATGGTGCTCAGATTTATATCGTATGACTTATTATCAGGAAGAAGCTAAAAAAGAGCTTTCCATAAATCCTGCAGGACCAAAAACATCTTTTGACCCTCGAGAGCCTTATGCTACAAAACATGTGCATAGAGGGGGATCTTTCTTATGCCACGACTCTTATTGTAAAGGATATCGGATAACGGCCCGGATGAAAACAAGTCCAGATACTAGCTTGAATCATTTAGGGTTCCGTTGTGTGATGACTAATGATATGTGGAAGGAAAACAATGGTAACCTTAACAAAAATAAAAAAGATTTGTCACATGTACAGCAACTCTCAGAGGTTACATCTCATGATGATGTCATTGAGGCAACTGATGCGAAGCCCAAAATTTGA